One stretch of Desulfobacterales bacterium DNA includes these proteins:
- the galE gene encoding UDP-glucose 4-epimerase GalE → MKVLITGGAGYIGSHTCLELLLAGHQVVVVDSLVNSQAESLRRVEELTGRSLTFIRADLRDRGALSAAFARGDIKAVIHFAGLKAVGESTAMPLAYYHNNLTATLVLCQVMQEHGVKNLIFSSSATVYGDPERVPITEDFPVSATNPYGRSKLMIEEILRDLQVAEPDWSIGLLRYFNPVGAHESGRIGEDPRGIPNNLVPYIAQVAVGRLPELFVYGNDYPTPDGTGVRDYIHVVDLAQGHLKALDALTGRPGVFVYNLGTGRGLSVLEMVAAFGEASGRPIPYRVVDRRPGDIAVCYADPGLARRELGWQAEKGVAEMCVDTWRWQQANPDGYPDDER, encoded by the coding sequence ATGAAGGTTCTGATTACCGGCGGCGCCGGCTACATCGGCAGTCACACCTGTCTGGAGCTGCTCCTGGCCGGCCACCAGGTGGTGGTGGTGGACAGCCTGGTCAACAGCCAGGCCGAGTCCCTGCGCCGGGTGGAGGAACTGACCGGCCGTTCCCTTACCTTTATCCGGGCCGATCTGCGGGACCGGGGGGCGCTCTCCGCAGCCTTTGCCAGGGGAGATATCAAGGCGGTGATCCATTTTGCCGGGCTCAAGGCAGTGGGTGAGTCAACGGCCATGCCCCTGGCCTATTATCACAACAACCTGACCGCGACCCTGGTTCTCTGCCAGGTGATGCAGGAGCATGGGGTGAAAAACCTGATATTCAGCTCCTCGGCCACGGTCTACGGCGACCCGGAACGGGTGCCGATCACCGAGGATTTTCCGGTCAGCGCCACCAATCCCTATGGCCGCAGCAAGCTGATGATCGAGGAGATTCTGAGGGACCTGCAGGTTGCCGAACCGGACTGGAGTATCGGCCTGCTCCGTTATTTCAACCCGGTGGGGGCCCATGAAAGCGGCCGGATCGGCGAGGACCCGCGCGGCATCCCCAACAATCTCGTGCCCTATATCGCCCAGGTGGCGGTGGGCCGGCTGCCCGAGCTTTTTGTATATGGCAACGACTACCCCACCCCGGACGGCACCGGGGTCCGCGACTATATCCATGTGGTGGATCTGGCCCAGGGCCATCTCAAGGCCCTGGATGCGCTGACCGGCCGGCCCGGGGTATTTGTCTATAATCTCGGCACCGGCCGCGGTCTAAGCGTGCTGGAGATGGTCGCCGCCTTTGGTGAGGCCAGCGGCCGGCCGATTCCCTACCGGGTGGTGGACCGGCGGCCGGGTGATATCGCGGTATGCTATGCCGATCCGGGCCTGGCCCGGCGGGAATTGGGCTGGCAGGCGGAAAAGGGGGTGGCCGAGATGTGCGTTGACACCTGGCGCTGGCAGCAGGCCAATCCCGACGGCTATCCCGATGACGAACGCTGA
- a CDS encoding HAD family hydrolase yields MKKNTLLASDMDGTVIPLDDQPKRASEIERFTRLLQRHENVGLAYVTGRHLQLALAGVERYRLPRPDILVCDVGTSIYFYRENRWQPDQGFRAELKKSWHGLTGRDIGRLLVDIPLLTVQEPERQKEFKQSYYLARTEEQRRVIDGIRERLAESGVKANIIYSVDSGKNIGLVDVLPESAAKDYALGYLRQVLGLARERVVYAGDSGNDLPAFVSGFNAIVVNNTAEPVKAEARRLARQKGIEARIFFASADFVNGVMEGCFHFQLFTEQGE; encoded by the coding sequence ATGAAGAAAAACACACTCCTGGCAAGTGATATGGACGGCACGGTCATCCCGCTTGACGATCAGCCGAAACGGGCCAGCGAAATCGAACGGTTCACCCGGTTGCTCCAGCGCCATGAAAATGTCGGCCTGGCCTATGTCACCGGTCGCCATCTGCAACTGGCCCTGGCCGGGGTTGAGCGGTACCGCCTGCCCCGGCCCGACATCCTGGTCTGCGACGTGGGCACCTCGATCTACTTTTACCGGGAAAACAGGTGGCAGCCGGACCAGGGCTTTCGTGCTGAACTGAAAAAGAGCTGGCACGGGCTGACCGGCAGGGATATCGGCCGGCTGCTCGTTGACATCCCCCTGCTGACCGTGCAGGAGCCTGAGCGGCAGAAGGAGTTCAAGCAGAGCTATTATCTGGCCCGCACCGAGGAACAGCGGCGGGTTATCGACGGGATCCGGGAACGGCTGGCTGAAAGCGGCGTCAAGGCCAATATCATCTACAGCGTGGATTCCGGAAAAAATATCGGCCTGGTGGATGTGCTGCCGGAGAGCGCGGCCAAGGATTATGCCCTTGGCTATCTCCGCCAGGTTTTGGGCCTGGCCCGGGAGCGGGTCGTCTATGCCGGGGATTCGGGCAATGACCTGCCGGCCTTTGTCAGCGGTTTTAACGCCATCGTGGTCAACAACACCGCCGAACCGGTCAAGGCCGAGGCGCGGCGCCTGGCCCGGCAGAAGGGGATTGAGGCGCGGATCTTTTTTGCCTCGGCAGACTTTGTCAACGGGGTCATGGAAGGCTGTTTTCACTTTCAACTGTTCACGGAACAAGGGGAGTAG
- a CDS encoding CinA family nicotinamide mononucleotide deamidase-related protein has product MIGEIIAIGDELTSGRVLNTNSRFAAGQLFAAGHEIKAMTTVRDTAAEIGEVLKRALRRSDFVIVTGGLGATSDDRTTEAVADVLDRPTTLYPEILKKISNSLKQRNGPEPQTLEKLAWLPEGAEVLKPEARMAGYLLVHDRKPIFFLPGVPHEMRELMADRVLPRLALMAGKTACAVRQRIYKLFGLPEIEINRRLRELEKSDPRVRLGYYPEFPEVHLSLTVMADRAGEADSLFARFSQEIEACLREHIFARDGETMEAVVGGLLLDRNLTLALAESCSGGLIAHKITSIAGSSGYFPGGVVAYSNDLKESLLGVDPVILVEQGAVSDACARAMAAGIRQRTRAGLGLAVTGIAGPSGGSADKPVGTVFFGLSDQEDSRAFRFHFSGNRRQIQEHTAVTGLDIVRRYLLGLPLTSVRPEMSNFVQDQGSR; this is encoded by the coding sequence ATGATCGGGGAAATCATTGCCATCGGAGATGAATTGACCTCCGGCCGGGTGTTGAACACCAACAGCCGCTTTGCCGCGGGCCAGCTTTTTGCGGCCGGCCACGAGATCAAGGCGATGACCACGGTGCGGGACACGGCCGCGGAGATCGGCGAGGTGCTGAAGCGGGCGCTCCGCCGCTCTGATTTCGTCATTGTCACCGGCGGCCTGGGGGCCACCAGCGATGACCGTACCACCGAGGCGGTTGCCGATGTTCTCGACCGGCCGACCACCCTGTACCCCGAGATCCTCAAAAAGATCAGCAACAGCCTGAAACAGCGGAACGGACCGGAGCCGCAGACCCTGGAAAAACTTGCCTGGCTCCCGGAAGGGGCAGAAGTGCTGAAGCCCGAGGCCAGAATGGCCGGCTACCTGCTGGTACACGACCGGAAACCGATCTTCTTCCTGCCCGGAGTACCGCACGAGATGCGGGAGTTGATGGCCGACCGGGTCCTGCCCCGGCTGGCGCTCATGGCCGGCAAGACCGCCTGCGCGGTCCGGCAACGGATCTACAAGCTCTTCGGCCTGCCGGAAATCGAGATCAACCGCCGGCTGCGCGAGCTGGAAAAAAGTGATCCCCGGGTGCGGCTCGGTTATTATCCCGAGTTTCCCGAGGTCCATCTCAGCCTGACGGTGATGGCCGACCGGGCCGGGGAGGCGGACTCGCTCTTTGCCCGGTTTTCTCAAGAGATCGAGGCCTGCCTCAGGGAACACATCTTTGCCCGTGACGGGGAGACCATGGAAGCGGTGGTGGGAGGCCTGCTCCTTGACCGCAACCTGACCCTGGCCCTGGCCGAATCCTGCTCCGGCGGGTTGATCGCCCACAAGATCACCTCAATTGCCGGCAGCTCCGGCTATTTCCCCGGCGGGGTGGTGGCCTACAGCAATGATTTAAAGGAGTCCCTGCTCGGAGTGGATCCGGTGATTCTTGTTGAACAGGGGGCGGTAAGCGATGCCTGCGCCCGGGCCATGGCCGCCGGGATACGGCAGCGCACCAGGGCCGGCCTCGGCCTGGCGGTCACCGGCATTGCCGGCCCCAGCGGCGGCAGCGCCGACAAACCGGTGGGCACCGTATTCTTCGGCCTGAGCGACCAGGAGGACAGCAGGGCCTTCAGATTCCATTTTTCCGGCAACCGCCGGCAAATTCAGGAACACACCGCAGTGACCGGCCTGGACATCGTCCGCCGCTATCTTCTCGGGTTGCCGCTGACTAGTGTCCGTCCAGAAATGAGCAATTTTGTTCAAGATCAAGGATCGCGGTAA
- a CDS encoding cold-shock protein — protein sequence MAEGTVKWFNDAKGFGFIEQDGGNDVFVHHSAIQSDGFKSLQEGARVTFDIVDGPKGPAAANVVQQ from the coding sequence ATGGCAGAAGGAACAGTTAAATGGTTTAACGATGCAAAGGGCTTTGGTTTTATTGAGCAGGACGGCGGCAACGATGTTTTCGTCCATCACTCCGCAATCCAGAGCGACGGCTTTAAATCTCTTCAGGAAGGCGCCCGGGTAACCTTCGACATTGTCGACGGCCCCAAGGGACCGGCCGCGGCCAACGTTGTTCAGCAGTAA
- the mtaB gene encoding tRNA (N(6)-L-threonylcarbamoyladenosine(37)-C(2))-methylthiotransferase MtaB has protein sequence MKKGTKTVAVATLGCKVNQFESASFLSDFVEQGLEQVPFSQAADIYVINTCAVTAKAAAQSRQMIRRAQRANPSAKIVVTGCYAQVEPDTIREITRGDCSCLVANHQKHHLVATALNQTAPDFDPEIGREKEISPLRVKRFAGRSRPFLKIQDGCNNFCSYCIVPHARGRSRSLAPEAVLAQARQFVAAGYREMVVTGIHVGAYGRDLCPRVSLTGILEQLARATPGIRYRISSLEPSEISTELLRLMAETPALMDHLHIPLQSGDDIILKQMRRCYSTREFKEIVLAVRQALPAAAIGVDLLTGFPGEDEQAFYNTCELIDQLPVTYLHVFPYSRRPSTPAATMAGQVGKATRDERVAVLRQLGEKKKIAFYRSQLGTLHQVLVEGGRHRPGLLKGFSGNYIPVTIKGPAPAANQVLTVRLEKLLDDGTVLGTTFI, from the coding sequence ATGAAAAAGGGAACCAAAACCGTGGCCGTGGCCACCCTGGGCTGCAAGGTGAACCAGTTCGAGTCCGCCTCCTTTTTAAGCGACTTTGTCGAGCAGGGGCTGGAGCAGGTTCCGTTCAGCCAGGCGGCCGATATCTACGTGATCAACACCTGCGCGGTCACGGCCAAGGCCGCGGCCCAGTCCCGGCAGATGATCCGCCGGGCCCAACGGGCCAACCCAAGTGCAAAAATCGTGGTCACCGGCTGCTATGCCCAGGTGGAACCGGACACCATCCGGGAGATCACCCGGGGCGACTGCTCCTGCCTGGTGGCCAATCACCAGAAACACCACCTGGTCGCCACCGCTCTCAACCAAACCGCCCCGGACTTTGACCCGGAGATCGGCCGGGAAAAAGAAATCAGCCCCCTGCGGGTGAAACGCTTTGCCGGCCGCAGCCGGCCCTTTCTCAAGATCCAGGACGGCTGCAACAACTTCTGTTCCTACTGTATCGTCCCCCATGCCCGGGGCCGCAGCCGTTCCCTGGCCCCGGAGGCGGTGCTCGCCCAGGCCCGGCAATTCGTTGCGGCCGGGTATCGGGAAATGGTGGTCACCGGCATCCACGTGGGCGCCTATGGCCGAGATCTGTGCCCCAGGGTCTCGCTCACCGGGATCCTTGAACAACTGGCCCGGGCAACCCCTGGGATCCGCTACCGGATCAGCTCGCTGGAGCCCAGTGAAATATCAACGGAACTGCTCCGGCTGATGGCTGAAACCCCGGCCCTGATGGACCATCTCCATATCCCGCTGCAGAGCGGCGACGACATTATTCTCAAACAGATGCGCCGTTGCTATTCGACCCGGGAATTCAAGGAGATTGTCTTGGCGGTCCGCCAGGCCCTGCCAGCGGCGGCCATTGGCGTTGATCTGCTCACCGGCTTTCCCGGTGAGGACGAACAGGCCTTTTACAACACCTGCGAGTTGATCGACCAGCTACCGGTCACCTATCTCCACGTTTTTCCCTATTCCCGGCGGCCGTCCACCCCGGCGGCGACAATGGCCGGCCAGGTCGGCAAGGCGACCAGGGATGAACGGGTGGCGGTTCTGCGGCAGCTGGGTGAAAAAAAGAAAATCGCCTTTTATCGCAGCCAACTGGGCACCCTCCACCAGGTGCTGGTTGAGGGCGGGCGCCATCGGCCCGGCCTGCTTAAGGGATTTTCCGGCAACTACATCCCGGTGACCATCAAGGGTCCGGCCCCGGCCGCCAACCAGGTACTGACCGTCCGGCTTGAAAAACTGCTTGATGATGGAACCGTGCTCGGCACGACTTTCATATAA
- a CDS encoding glycosyltransferase, translating into MGLYIQMHSMHGLFRSENLELGRDEDTGGQIIYVRYLAAQLAKLEAVDKVDIIVRRIMDPQYPGYDQVIEPVADKVNIVRIECGPARYLMKVELWPYLDEFIANCRKYIDRIGRKPDILHSNYADSGLVCARLSRELGIPQVHTAHSLGKPKMSRIGVNDANFADMDKEYHFSERLKAEQEAIDTAAAIVVSTDEERLCQYNMYQINIEDPRFHVIPPGVNLEKFYPNGLENEWDPGARVRLNRLLADELAEPDKPMVFTISRLEYRKNLISLVKAYAFNKELRELANLVMVAGTLGKMGKNERVLMEEIMDMVARYELGPRFCIIRHLEYKTEGGEIYRIVYDSKGVFVNPAFHEPFGITILEAGATGLPVVVTNNGGPVEIIRNCKCGLLVDPRDTTAIGDACCRLLTDRRLWNRFSENGAQLIKKFYSWETTAQRELALFQELDKGMGRGQGDRT; encoded by the coding sequence ATGGGGCTCTATATCCAGATGCACAGCATGCACGGGTTGTTTCGCAGCGAGAACCTGGAGCTGGGCCGCGATGAGGACACCGGCGGCCAGATCATCTATGTCCGCTACCTGGCCGCGCAACTGGCCAAACTGGAGGCAGTGGACAAGGTGGACATCATTGTCCGGCGGATCATGGATCCCCAGTATCCCGGCTATGACCAGGTGATCGAGCCGGTGGCCGACAAGGTAAACATCGTCCGGATCGAGTGCGGTCCCGCACGGTACCTGATGAAGGTGGAACTGTGGCCCTATCTTGATGAATTCATTGCCAATTGCAGGAAATATATCGACAGGATCGGCCGTAAACCGGACATCCTGCACAGCAACTACGCCGACTCCGGCCTGGTCTGCGCCCGGCTCTCCAGGGAACTGGGCATCCCCCAGGTCCACACCGCTCATTCCCTGGGCAAGCCCAAGATGAGCCGGATCGGGGTCAATGATGCAAATTTTGCCGACATGGACAAAGAGTATCACTTCAGCGAGCGGCTCAAGGCCGAGCAGGAGGCCATTGACACTGCCGCGGCCATCGTGGTCAGCACTGACGAGGAACGGCTCTGCCAGTACAATATGTACCAGATCAATATCGAGGACCCGCGCTTCCATGTGATCCCGCCGGGGGTGAACCTGGAGAAGTTCTATCCCAACGGGCTTGAGAACGAATGGGACCCCGGCGCCCGGGTCCGTCTCAACAGGTTGCTGGCCGATGAACTGGCCGAGCCGGACAAGCCGATGGTCTTTACCATCAGCCGGCTGGAATACCGGAAAAACCTGATCAGCCTGGTCAAGGCCTATGCCTTTAACAAGGAGCTGCGGGAGCTGGCCAACCTGGTGATGGTTGCCGGCACCCTGGGCAAGATGGGTAAAAACGAAAGGGTGCTGATGGAAGAGATCATGGACATGGTGGCCAGGTACGAACTTGGGCCCAGATTCTGTATCATCAGGCATCTGGAGTACAAGACCGAGGGCGGCGAGATCTACCGGATCGTCTACGATTCCAAGGGGGTTTTTGTCAATCCCGCCTTTCATGAGCCATTCGGGATCACCATTCTCGAGGCTGGCGCCACCGGCCTGCCGGTGGTGGTCACCAACAACGGCGGCCCGGTGGAGATTATCAGGAACTGCAAGTGCGGACTGCTGGTCGATCCCCGGGACACCACCGCCATCGGTGATGCCTGTTGCCGGCTGCTTACCGACCGGCGGCTCTGGAACCGGTTCTCTGAAAACGGGGCGCAACTGATCAAGAAGTTCTACTCCTGGGAGACCACGGCCCAGCGCGAGCTGGCCCTGTTTCAGGAACTCGACAAAGGCATGGGGCGCGGACAAGGAGACCGAACATGA
- the recA gene encoding recombinase RecA has protein sequence MSRDAKSKTLENAMYQIQKQFGKGAIMRLGSQKTEAIPVIPSGSLSLDIALGVGGMPRGRVTEIYGPESSGKTTLGLHAIAEAQKRGGVAAFIDAEHALDTAYAGQLGVNIDDLLVSQPDYGEQALEITEVLIRSGAVDVIVVDSVAALVPKAEIDGNVGDQHVGLQARLMSHAMRKFTSVLKRSNTALIFINQIRIKIGVMFGNPETTPGGNALKFYSSVRLDIRRIATIKDGQESIGSRTRVKVVKNKVAPPFKLAEFDIAYGEGISKIGDILDLAVGLDIIEKSGAWYSYGGERIGQGRENAKSFLKEHPQMTDEIENKVRLGYGLTAATGQKTEDRGQGTEKI, from the coding sequence ATGAGCCGTGATGCAAAGAGCAAGACCCTTGAAAATGCCATGTACCAGATCCAGAAACAGTTCGGCAAGGGCGCAATCATGCGTTTGGGATCCCAGAAGACCGAGGCGATCCCGGTCATTCCCTCGGGCTCCTTGAGTCTTGATATCGCCCTGGGGGTGGGCGGCATGCCCAGGGGCCGGGTCACGGAGATCTACGGCCCCGAGTCATCGGGCAAGACCACCCTGGGCCTGCACGCCATTGCCGAGGCCCAGAAACGGGGCGGGGTGGCGGCCTTTATCGATGCCGAACATGCCCTGGACACCGCCTATGCCGGCCAGTTGGGGGTCAATATCGATGACCTGCTGGTCTCCCAGCCGGATTACGGCGAACAGGCCCTGGAAATCACCGAGGTCCTGATTCGCAGCGGCGCGGTGGACGTGATCGTGGTCGACTCGGTGGCCGCCCTGGTGCCCAAGGCCGAGATCGACGGCAATGTCGGCGACCAGCACGTGGGGCTCCAGGCCCGGCTGATGTCCCATGCGATGCGCAAATTCACCTCAGTGCTCAAGCGGAGCAACACCGCGCTGATCTTCATCAACCAGATCCGGATCAAGATCGGGGTGATGTTCGGCAACCCGGAGACCACCCCGGGCGGCAATGCCTTGAAATTCTACAGCTCGGTGCGACTGGACATCCGCAGGATCGCCACCATCAAGGACGGCCAGGAGTCCATCGGCTCCCGGACCAGGGTCAAGGTGGTGAAGAACAAGGTGGCGCCGCCGTTCAAGCTGGCGGAATTTGATATCGCCTATGGCGAGGGGATCTCCAAGATCGGCGATATCCTCGACCTGGCCGTGGGCCTGGATATCATTGAAAAGAGCGGGGCCTGGTACTCATACGGCGGCGAGCGCATCGGCCAGGGCCGGGAGAATGCCAAGAGTTTTCTCAAGGAACATCCGCAAATGACCGATGAGATCGAGAACAAGGTCCGGCTGGGATACGGCCTGACCGCGGCAACCGGGCAAAAGACAGAGGACAGAGGACAGGGGACGGAAAAAATATAA
- a CDS encoding nitrous oxide-stimulated promoter family protein translates to MSRIHPRIQRERKTVAAMIAIYCRDHHRTGPGLCEECRKLLEYARLRLAHCPFQENKTSCGNCPVHCYQPKMRERIREVMRYSGPRMIRRHPLLALGHLLDGLRKKPGSGKVKKRRVR, encoded by the coding sequence ATGTCCCGGATCCATCCGCGCATCCAGCGGGAACGCAAGACCGTTGCCGCAATGATCGCTATCTACTGCCGGGACCATCACCGGACCGGGCCCGGCCTTTGTGAAGAATGCCGAAAGCTCCTCGAATACGCCCGGCTGCGGCTCGCTCATTGTCCCTTCCAGGAAAACAAGACCTCCTGCGGCAACTGTCCGGTCCACTGTTATCAGCCGAAGATGCGGGAGCGTATCCGCGAGGTGATGCGCTACAGCGGTCCCCGGATGATCCGGCGCCACCCCCTGCTGGCCCTGGGTCATCTGCTCGATGGTCTACGCAAAAAGCCGGGATCCGGGAAAGTCAAAAAAAGGCGGGTCAGGTAG
- a CDS encoding 4-oxalocrotonate tautomerase family protein gives MPYVNIRVAGKLKKTQKEEICAGVTEVISRVANKPPESILIFIDEVEHENIATAGKLLQKPSS, from the coding sequence ATGCCCTATGTCAATATCCGGGTGGCCGGAAAACTGAAAAAAACGCAAAAAGAAGAGATCTGCGCCGGTGTCACCGAGGTGATCTCCCGGGTGGCCAACAAGCCGCCGGAGTCCATCCTCATCTTCATCGACGAGGTGGAGCACGAAAATATCGCCACTGCCGGCAAACTCCTGCAAAAACCATCCTCCTAG
- a CDS encoding RNA-binding protein, with protein sequence MKLYVGNLIYTMTDSELGTLFSSHGAVVSARIINNYFTRQSKCFGYVKMLNREDGCNALKTLHGKRVNDRHLVVKEARPRDERQGQGW encoded by the coding sequence ATGAAACTATATGTTGGCAACCTGATCTACACCATGACCGATTCCGAGCTTGGGACGCTTTTTTCCTCCCATGGCGCGGTGGTCAGCGCCAGGATCATTAACAACTACTTTACCCGCCAGTCAAAATGTTTCGGCTATGTCAAGATGCTGAACCGGGAGGATGGCTGCAACGCCTTGAAAACACTGCATGGCAAAAGAGTCAACGACCGCCATTTAGTGGTTAAAGAGGCGCGGCCCCGCGATGAGCGACAAGGACAGGGCTGGTAA
- a CDS encoding ankyrin repeat domain-containing protein, which yields MSVSSREEMKEQGEQSLLDDFRRAVEEGSVEQVEELLDQGVALDVDFGGGVTPLHIACQEGQADVVRALLARGGDLNAATVAGWTLFHIVALTGNEEIARLLLEHGKVPDLVTVQGHTPVELARLHRRKEVLDLFASPPAKGWRFWK from the coding sequence ATGTCCGTTTCCAGCAGAGAAGAGATGAAAGAGCAGGGAGAGCAGTCATTGTTGGATGATTTTCGCCGGGCAGTGGAAGAGGGGTCGGTCGAGCAGGTGGAGGAATTGCTCGACCAGGGTGTTGCCCTGGATGTTGATTTCGGCGGCGGCGTCACCCCGCTCCATATCGCCTGCCAGGAAGGACAGGCGGATGTGGTCCGCGCCCTGCTCGCCCGGGGCGGTGATCTCAACGCGGCCACCGTGGCCGGCTGGACCCTGTTTCATATTGTTGCCTTGACCGGCAATGAGGAGATTGCCCGGCTGCTGCTTGAGCACGGCAAGGTGCCCGACCTGGTCACTGTCCAGGGCCATACGCCTGTCGAGCTGGCCCGGCTGCATCGGCGCAAGGAGGTGCTGGATCTCTTTGCCAGCCCCCCTGCCAAGGGCTGGCGGTTCTGGAAATAG